TGTAAGCAACCAACCTAACTCACCAGGACTATCTGTTTTCAGGGCAAAATTTCAGAGAAGCGTGTCACTGATCTTCAGTTGGAAGATTTCCTCCAGTATGGCCCACAAAACAAGCAAGGCAAGGtatggagaaagtgcaaaacacCAGTGTGCTAATTTGATCATTAGTAGTAGTTACATAAAGTTTGACACAATGCATCTGATTATTCATTGCTTATTGCTAAATTCAGAATGGGAAGCCTTTGCTGCGGAAAATGAAGGACGGTCGGGTGTTGAATTGGAACGTCCAGTCAGATGATCCTCTTTGCACCCTTCAAGAAGCATTCGAGAAGGTCAATCCAAGATTGGGCTTCAATGTCGAGCTGAAATTCGATGACAATCTTGTGTACCAAGATGAGGAGCTTACTCACATCCTCCAGGCCATCCTCAAGGCATGTACTATTACTGCAGTACATGAGTCACTTTTGGTTGGTTACAGCTTGATACCTGTTGTTCTAACACATCAGATTTTCAACTTGTGAACAGGTGGTCTTCGAGTGTGCCAAGGATAGGCCTATCATTTTTTCTAGCTTCCAGCCCGATGCTGGGCAGCTCATGCGAAAACTGCAGAGCACATACCCTGTAAGTGCAATATTATTACCGGACAGATTGCAAGCACATGGAACTTATATCCATTCCACACCATGAGCGTCACTGATTGCCATCGTTACGATGTTTGTCAGGTGTACTTCTTAACGAACGGAGGGACGGAAATCTACGCCGACGTGAGGAGGAACTCGTTGGAAGAGGCGGTCAAGCTGTGCCTTGCCAGCGGCATGCAAGGGATCGTGTCCGAGGCCCGCGCCGTCTTCAGGTTCCCGACCGCTATACCCAAGATCAAGGAGGCTGACCTCTCCCTACTAACTTACGGCACTCTCAAGTAAGTTCTCTAGTTCTTCATCAACTTCTTAGAACGACGGAGTAAAAGGTTTCTGACGCCGTTGTGCAAATGTGCAGTAACGTGCCGGAGGCGGTGTACATGCAGCACCTGATGGGGGTGAACGGGGTCATCGTCGACCTCGTGCCGGAGATCACTGGGGCTGTCTCTGATCTCATCGCCCTCCCGGAGACCGATACAGAGATCAATGATCTGAGCGGCAAGGTGGTGAAAGATGCCGCATCGACGCCGAATTTCACACAGCGGGAGATCTCGTTCCTGCTGAGGCTGATGCCAGAGCTTGTGCAATAGCACAGATTGCACACCATTAACTCATGGCTTTGGATGTAACTGATTGATTGGCATACAGGACGGGAGGAGCCCCTTGTGGAGGAAAGCACAGGTTTACATACTGGGTTGGTGTGATGTCCTTCGGTGAGCCCTGGTACTGGGAGAGTTGGGGATTGATATGATATGTACATGTTGTAGTGTGGGTGGCGAAATTTTTGGATATACATGTTGTAGTGAATGTCACCGTCACAATGGACCGTGTTACTAAACTAATACATGATCCTGGGTCTGGTAACCAGCATTTTCGATCAACATTCGTCAATGTGTTTGCTACAATATTTTTGGAAATTAAGAAAATCCCCAGGTTTTCACATATTTGCCTCGAGAAATCGGAAACcaagaaatttttagaaaaagatgtGATAAAGTATTAAAGGCACAAAACCATCACTTTCATGTCACAACTTACGGAAAACCATCACTTTACAAAACATGACACTTTGCACCGAATCGAAGAAATTGATGTGGCAAAAAAACACTGAACCAATTTGTGAGCGTGTTTTGACGTGGCCGATCACTTGCGGGCCGACAACGGTGATGGCGCGGCGCTAACGGGCGTTAACGGCCGTACCGACCAAGCCAGTCAGCCTGTTCAAAGGAAACAGTGCCAGTCCCACTCGCTCCCTTTGTGCTAAGCCGGTCGGCCCGTTCCCCTAAAGGAAACAGTGCTAttcacactctctcctctcgttcccTCTACGTTGCCGCCGCAATGCTTTCTTGGGCAGACTGGTCCACTTTGCCGGGGAGGTAATGCCCTTCCATTTGTCTGATAGCCTAGGGTTAGGGATTTCAGATTTTTGTTTTGGTATGAAATGGACCGGATCCGGTGTATTTGACCACTACCAATTCCTTTTGAATTCAATCCAGCCCCTCCTAACCGTAGACGACTCGGACTTTGAAGGCAATGACAGAGAAGGGCCCACTGCTACCACCGAAAAATAGCCAAGAAATTCGTAGCATTCCAAGGTGGCATAACTGGAAGGAGGTTTTATTGATGTGGTGAGGATTTAAGTTGCAATCCCTATCATGCTTTTCTTGTTTGAAATCCCATGTAAACTGCTCTGTTTCAACAGTGTTAATACATGTCCTACAGTTTTCATAATTTCCGTACTTGTACAAATA
The Triticum dicoccoides isolate Atlit2015 ecotype Zavitan chromosome 3A, WEW_v2.0, whole genome shotgun sequence genome window above contains:
- the LOC119269367 gene encoding glycerophosphodiester phosphodiesterase GDPD1, chloroplastic-like, with the protein product MALLKAARVADVPTLDVVVPDHLAAAAAARVLDAEAASMVKKQRGAGRRFAVIGHRGKGMNALASPDRRMQEVKENSVRSFNEAARFAVDYVEFDVQVTKDVCPVIFHDNFIITEEHGKISEKRVTDLQLEDFLQYGPQNKQGKNGKPLLRKMKDGRVLNWNVQSDDPLCTLQEAFEKVNPRLGFNVELKFDDNLVYQDEELTHILQAILKVVFECAKDRPIIFSSFQPDAGQLMRKLQSTYPVYFLTNGGTEIYADVRRNSLEEAVKLCLASGMQGIVSEARAVFRFPTAIPKIKEADLSLLTYGTLNNVPEAVYMQHLMGVNGVIVDLVPEITGAVSDLIALPETDTEINDLSGKVVKDAASTPNFTQREISFLLRLMPELVQ